Within Candidatus Polarisedimenticolaceae bacterium, the genomic segment GGAGGACGCGAGGTGGCAACGACGGCATGGGTGGCCAAGACCCACAAGACGCCGAAGTTCGCGGTGCGAGCGAAGAATCGCTGCAACCGGTGCGGGCGCTCGCGCGCC encodes:
- a CDS encoding type Z 30S ribosomal protein S14 produces the protein MATTAWVAKTHKTPKFAVRAKNRCNRCGRSRAYIRKFQLCRICFRNLALEGALPGVTKSSW